In the Nicotiana tabacum cultivar K326 chromosome 16, ASM71507v2, whole genome shotgun sequence genome, one interval contains:
- the LOC107831839 gene encoding uncharacterized protein LOC107831839 — translation MTSNIAESINAALVSARELPIYNFLEEVRKMFGRWNCSNCKEATQTYTTLGKKYQEILTLNETMSTRMTVVPSTEYLHMVNDGGRNYTVDLLERKCVCGRFQVDELPCPHAWAVLKSKFLMPEEYFPNYYKSNTVVMTYDVPMYSLPDRNDWNIPAHVAEEVVLPSKWKRPPGRPKKKLDKPLSELLQPKNQHSCNICGQGGHNRRTYRNAPRNK, via the exons ATGACGTCAAATATTGCTGAGTCAATCAACGCCGCACTAGTGTCAGCAAGGGAATTGCCAATATACAACTTCCTCGAAGAAGTTAGGAAGATGTTTGGACGTTGGAATTGTAGTAACTGCAAAGAAGCTACACAGACATACACAACGCTTGGAAAAAAATACCAGGAGATACTGACTTTGAATGAGACAATGTCTACACGCATGACT gTGGTACCATCAACTGAATACTTACATATGGTTAACGATGGAGGGAGGAATTACACAGTCGACTTGTTAGAGAGAAAATGTGTTTGTGGGAGGTTCCAAGTTGATGAATTACCATGCCCACATGCTTGGGCTGTATTGAAGAGTAAGTTTCTAATGCCAGAAGAATATTTCCCTAACTATTACAAATCAAATACCGTTGTAATGACATACGATGTACCTATGTACTCGCTACCGGACAGAAATGACTGGAATATACCAGCACATGTTGCAGAGGAGGTAGTACTACCATCCAAATGGAAAAGACCTCCTGGAAGGCCAAAGAAGAAGCTCGATAAACCTTTAAGTGAATTGCTTCAGCCGAAAAATCAACATTCATGTAACATATGTGGACAGGGAGGACATAACAGGCGAACGTATAGAAATGCTCCACGTAACAAATAG